From Eschrichtius robustus isolate mEscRob2 chromosome 7, mEscRob2.pri, whole genome shotgun sequence, a single genomic window includes:
- the NDST2 gene encoding bifunctional heparan sulfate N-deacetylase/N-sulfotransferase 2 — protein sequence MLKLWKVVRPARQLELHRLILLLIAFSLGSMGFLAYYVSTSPKAKEPLPLPLGDCSSGGAAGPGPVRPPVPPRPPRPPETARTEPVVLVFVESAYSQLGQEIVAILESSRFRYSTELAPGRGDMPTLTDHTRGRYVLVIYENLLKYVNLDAWSRELLDRYCVEYGVGIIGFFRAHEHSLLSAQLKSFPLFLHSNLGLQDYQVNPSAPLLHLTRPSRLEPGPLPGDDWTIFQSNHSTYEPVLLASLRPAEPPVPGPLPRRARLPTVVQDLGLHDGIQRVLFGHGLSFWLHKLVFVDAVAYLTGKRLCLDLDRYILVDIDDIFVGKEGTRMKVADVEALLTTQNKLRTLVPNFTFNLGFSGKFYHTGTEEEDAGDDMLLKHRQEFWWFPHMWSHMQPHLFHNRSVLADQMRLNKQFALEHGIPTDLGYAVAPHHSGVYPIHTQLYEAWKSVWGIQVTSTEEYPHLRPARYRRGFIHNGIMVLPRQTCGLFTHTIFYNEYPGGSRELDRSIRGGELFLTVLLNPISIFMTHLSNYGNDRLGLYTFESLVRFLQCWTQLRLQTLPPVPLAWKYFDLFPQERSPLWQNPCDDKRHKDIWSKEKTCDRLPKFLIVGPQKTGTTAIHFFLSLHPAVTSSFPSPSTFEEIQFFSGPNYHKGIDWYMDFFPVPSNASTDFLFEKSATYFDSEVVPRRGAALLPRAKIITVLTNPADRAYSWYQHQRAHGDPVALNYTFYQVISASSQAPLALRSLQNRCLVPGYYSTHLQRWLTYYPSGQLLIVDGQELRTNPAASMESIQKFLGITPFLNYTRTLRFDEDKGFWCQGLEGGKTRCLGKSKGRKYPDMDTESRLFLTDFFRNHNLELSKLLSRLGQPVPSWLREELQHSSLG from the exons ATGCTCAAGCTGTGGAAGGTGGTACGCCCAGCTCGGCAGCTGGAACTGCACCGCCTCATACTGTTGCTGATCGCTTTCAGTCTGGGCTCCATGGGCTTCTTGGCTTACTACGTATCCACCAGCCCCAAGGCCAAGGAACCATTGCCCCTTCCCTTGGGAGACTGCAGTAGTGGTGGGGCAGCTGGTCCTGGCCCTGTACGGCCTCCAGTCCCACCCCGGCCCCCCAGGCCTCCAGAGACAGCACGAACTGAACCCGTGGTCCTTGTGTTTGTGGAGAGTGCATACTCACAGCTGGGACAGGAGATTGTGGCCATCTTGGAGTCTAGCCGTTTTCGTTACAGCACTGAGCTGGCACCTGGCCGAGGGGACATGCCCACACTGACTGATCATACCCGTGGCCGGTATGTCTTGGTCATCTATGAGAACCTGCTCAAGTATGTCAACCTGGATGCCTGGAGTCGGGAACTGCTAGACCGGTACTGTGTGGAGTATGGTGTGGGCATCATTGGCTTTTTCCGAGCCCATGAGCATAGCTTACTGAGTGCCCAGCTCAAGAGCTTTCCCCTTTTTCTACATTCAAACTTGGGGCTCCAGGACTACCAAGTGAATCCTTCTGCCCCACTACTGCATCTCACACGCCCCAGCCGCCTGGAGCCTGGGCCACTGCCCGGTGATGACTGGACGATCTTCCAATCCAATCATAGCACATATGAACCAGTGCTTCTTGCCAGCCTTCGGCCAGCTGAGCCCCCGGTGCCAGGACCCTTGCCTCGCCGGGCCCGGCTTCCCACTGTGGTACAGGACTTGGGGCTTCACGATGGCATCCAGCGGGTGCTCTTTGGCCACGGCCTCTCCTTCTGGCTTCACAAACTCGTTTTTGTCGATGCTGTTGCGTACCTCACTGGCAAGCGCCTCTGCTTGGACCTTGACCGTTACATCTTGGTAGACATCGATGACATCTttgtgggcaaggaaggaacCCGCATGAAGGTGGCTGATGTTGAG GCTCTGTTGACCACCCAGAACAAACTCAGGACCTTAGTCCCCAACTTCACCTTCAACTTGGGCTTCTCGGGCAAGTTCTATCATACTG GGACAGAGGAGGAGGATGCAGGGGACGACATGCTGCTGAAGCACCGCCAAGAGTTCTGGTGGTTCCCCCACATGTGGAGCCACATGCAGCCACACCTGTTCCACAATCGCTCCGTGCTGGCTGACCAGATGAGGCTCAACAAACAGTTTGCTCTG GAGCATGGGATTCCCACGGATCTGGGGTACGCTGTGGCCCCCCACCACTCCGGCGTGTATCCCATCCACACACAGCTCTATGAGGCCTGGAAATCCGTGTGGGGCATCCAGGTGACCAGCACTGAGGAGTATCCCCATCTCCGCCCTGCCCGCTACCGCCGTGGCTTCATTCACAATGGCATTATG GTGCTGCCACGGCAGACGTGTGGCCTCTTCACTCACACGATCTTCTATAATGAGTATCCCGGAGGCTCTCGCGAACTAGACCGGAGCATCCGAGGTGGAGAACTCTTTCTGACAGTGCTGCTTAATCCG ATCAGCATCTTTATGACTCATCTGTCTAATTATGGAAATGATCGGCTGGGCCTGTACACCTTTGAGAGCCTGGTGCGCtttctccagtgctggacacagcTGCGCCTACAGacccttcctcctgtccctctcgCATGGAAGTACTTTGACCTCTTCCCTCAAGAGCGAAGCCCCCTTTGGCAG AATCCCTGTGACGACAAGAGGCACAAAGATATCTGGTCCAAGGAGAAAACCTGTGATCGGCTCCCCAAGTTCCTCATTGTGGGACCCCAGAAGACAG GGACCACAGCTATTCACTTCTTCCTGAGCCTGCACCCAGCTGTGACTAGCAGTTTCCCGAGCCCCAGCACCTTTGAGGAGATTCAGTTCTTCAGCGGCCCTAATTACCACAAGGGCATTGACTG GTACATGGATTTCTTCCCTGTCCCTTCTAATGCCAGCACTGATTTCCTGTTTGAAAAAAGTGCCACCTACTTTGACTCAGAGGTTGTACCACGCCGTGGGGCTGCCCTCCTACCGCGAGCCAAGATCATCACTGTGCTCACCAACCCTGCTGACAGGGCCTACTCCTGGTACCAG CATCAGCGAGCCCATGGAGACCCAGTTGCTCTGAACTATACCTTCTACCAGGTGATTTCAGCCTCCTCCCAGGCCCCTCTGGCACTTCGCTCCCTACAGAACCGTTGTCTTGTCCCTGGCTACTATTCCACCCATCTGCAACGCTGGCTGACATACTACCCCTCTGGACAG TTGCTGATTGTGGATGGGCAAGAACTGCGTACCAACCCAGCTGCCTCAATGGAGAGCATCCAGAAGTTCCTGGGTATCACACCCTTTCTGAACTACACACGGACCCTCAG GTTTGATGAAGATAAGGGATTCTGGTGCCAGGGACTTGAAGGTGGCAAGACTCGTTGTCTAGGCAAGAGCAAAGGCCGGAAGTACCCAGATATGGACACTGAG TCCCGCCTTTTCCTTACGGATTTTTTCCGGAACCATAATTTGGAGCTGTCGAAGCTGCTGAGCCGGCTTGGCCAGCCAGTGCCCTCATGGCTTCGGGAAGAACTGCAGCATTCCAGTCTGGGCTGA